The following are encoded together in the Nocardioides okcheonensis genome:
- a CDS encoding beta-galactosidase produces the protein MPTPLPALAFGGDYNPEQWPREAHVEDRALMGEAGVDLVTLGVFSWAWLQPGPDRWDFAWLDEQMDDLHAAGVRVDLATATASPPPWLTHRHPEMLPVTADGTTLWPGGRQAFCPSSPVYREHALELCTRLAERYHDHPALALWHVSNELGCHNARCYCDVSAAAFRDWLRRRYDDDVDRLNHAWGTAFWSQRYDDFEQVLPPRSAPTFPNPTQQLDFLRFSSDQLLDNFVVERDVLHRLSPGVPVTTNFMVMRQTMEMDYLRWGRELDVVSNDHYLIAAEADGHRELAFSADLTRGTAGGRPWLLMEHSTSAVNWQPRNRAKRPGEMTRNSLSHVAHGADAVLYFQWRASRAGAEKFHSGLLPHAGTDTRQWREVVSLSRLLDSIEEVTGSVAANRAAILFDYEAWWGCQLDSHPSIDVHYRDRAEDLHRALSAQGVGTDVVHPSTDLSGYDLVVVPTLYLVSDETVAALTAAAEAGATVVVTYFSGIVDEHDHVRLGGYPGAFRDLLGVRTTELMPLLAGEQVRVEGLGDPVTADTWTEDLEADAAEVVATYTDGPAAGLPAVTRRDVGRGSAWYVATRLDPTGTDRLVERLVAESGVERLPGAGPLVEVTRRVGDGASWLFVINHGDAPAPVPVSGVDLVTGTDVDGDLVVAPGGVAVVREAVRDGGRGD, from the coding sequence ATGCCGACTCCCCTGCCCGCCCTCGCCTTCGGTGGCGACTACAACCCCGAGCAGTGGCCACGCGAGGCCCACGTGGAGGACCGCGCCCTGATGGGCGAGGCAGGCGTCGACCTGGTCACCCTCGGGGTGTTCTCGTGGGCGTGGCTGCAGCCGGGTCCCGACCGGTGGGACTTCGCGTGGCTCGACGAGCAGATGGACGACCTGCACGCCGCCGGCGTACGCGTCGACCTCGCCACCGCGACCGCCTCGCCGCCACCGTGGCTGACCCACCGCCACCCCGAGATGCTGCCGGTCACCGCGGACGGCACCACGCTGTGGCCCGGCGGCCGGCAGGCGTTCTGCCCGAGCTCGCCGGTCTACCGCGAGCACGCGCTCGAGCTCTGCACCCGGCTGGCCGAGCGCTACCACGACCACCCCGCCCTCGCGCTGTGGCACGTCTCCAACGAGCTCGGCTGCCACAACGCCCGGTGCTACTGCGACGTCAGCGCCGCGGCGTTCCGCGACTGGCTGCGCCGGCGCTACGACGACGACGTCGACCGGCTCAACCACGCCTGGGGCACGGCGTTCTGGTCGCAGCGCTACGACGACTTCGAGCAGGTGCTGCCGCCGCGCTCGGCCCCGACCTTCCCCAACCCCACGCAGCAGCTCGACTTCCTGCGCTTCTCCTCCGACCAGCTGCTCGACAACTTCGTCGTCGAGCGCGACGTGCTGCACCGCCTGTCGCCCGGGGTCCCGGTGACCACCAACTTCATGGTGATGCGCCAGACCATGGAGATGGACTACCTGCGGTGGGGCCGCGAGCTCGACGTGGTGTCCAACGACCACTACCTCATCGCCGCCGAGGCCGACGGGCACCGCGAGCTCGCCTTCAGCGCCGACCTGACCCGCGGCACCGCGGGCGGGCGGCCCTGGCTGCTGATGGAGCACTCCACCAGCGCCGTCAACTGGCAGCCGCGCAACCGCGCCAAGCGACCCGGCGAGATGACCCGCAACAGCCTGTCCCACGTCGCCCACGGCGCGGACGCGGTGCTCTACTTCCAGTGGCGCGCCTCGCGCGCCGGGGCGGAGAAGTTCCACTCCGGCCTGCTCCCCCACGCCGGCACCGACACGCGCCAGTGGCGCGAGGTGGTCTCGCTCTCCCGCCTGCTCGACTCGATCGAGGAGGTCACCGGGTCGGTCGCGGCCAACCGCGCCGCGATCCTGTTCGACTACGAGGCGTGGTGGGGGTGCCAGCTCGACTCCCACCCGAGCATCGACGTCCACTACCGCGACCGTGCCGAGGACCTCCACCGCGCGCTGTCGGCGCAGGGCGTCGGCACCGACGTGGTGCACCCGAGCACCGACCTCAGCGGCTACGACCTCGTCGTGGTGCCCACCCTCTACCTCGTCTCCGACGAGACGGTCGCGGCGCTGACCGCCGCCGCCGAGGCCGGGGCCACGGTCGTCGTCACCTACTTCAGCGGCATCGTCGACGAGCACGACCACGTCCGGCTCGGCGGCTACCCGGGCGCCTTCCGCGACCTGCTCGGCGTCCGGACCACCGAGCTGATGCCGCTGCTGGCCGGTGAGCAGGTCCGTGTCGAGGGCCTCGGCGACCCCGTCACCGCCGACACCTGGACCGAGGACCTCGAGGCCGACGCCGCCGAGGTCGTCGCGACCTACACCGACGGCCCCGCGGCCGGCCTGCCGGCCGTGACCCGGCGCGACGTCGGCCGCGGCTCGGCGTGGTACGTCGCCACCCGCCTCGACCCCACCGGCACGGACCGCCTGGTCGAACGGCTCGTCGCCGAGTCCGGCGTGGAGCGCCTGCCCGGCGCGGGCCCCCTGGTCGAGGTCACCCGCCGGGTCGGTGACGGCGCGAGCTGGCTCTTCGTCATCAACCACGGCGACGCCCCGGCCCCCGTGCCGGTGTCGGGCGTCGACCTGGTCACCGGCACCGACGTCGACGGCGACCTGGTCGTGGCGCCGGGCGGGGTCGCCGTGGTCCGCGAGGCCGTACGCGACGGCGGACGGGGCGACTGA
- a CDS encoding carbohydrate ABC transporter permease encodes MSHIDEAPQSTGAAAPPQGREKKLPARDRLTVILMVTIPLLLVLLLVWLPALLSVVLSFGKWNGFGDLDTIEWVGFQNYTDIATIYPPFWPAIQHNLIWLGFLFVFPTLLGILLAVILDREMRGSRIYQTAFYMPVVLSLALIGFIWQLFYSRDQGLINQVFGTQVDWYGDPDINLWAVLVATAWRHTGYIMLIYLAGLKGVDASLREAAAVDGASEVRTFFNVIFPVMRPINMIVIVIVVIESLRAFDLVWVVNKGRNGLELIGALVAQNVIGEATRYGFGSALAVIMMLISSVFITVYLRNVFREERRG; translated from the coding sequence ATGTCCCACATCGACGAGGCGCCGCAGTCCACCGGGGCTGCGGCGCCCCCGCAGGGCCGGGAGAAGAAGCTGCCGGCGCGCGACCGGCTCACCGTGATCCTCATGGTCACGATCCCGCTGCTGCTCGTGCTGCTCCTGGTCTGGCTGCCGGCGCTGCTGTCGGTGGTGCTGTCGTTCGGCAAGTGGAACGGCTTCGGCGACCTCGACACCATCGAGTGGGTCGGGTTCCAGAACTACACCGACATCGCCACGATCTACCCGCCGTTCTGGCCCGCGATCCAGCACAACCTGATCTGGCTGGGCTTCCTGTTCGTGTTCCCCACGCTGCTCGGCATCCTGCTGGCGGTGATCCTCGACCGGGAGATGCGGGGCAGCCGGATCTACCAGACCGCGTTCTACATGCCGGTCGTGCTGTCGCTCGCGCTGATCGGCTTCATCTGGCAGCTGTTCTACTCGCGCGACCAGGGCCTGATCAACCAGGTCTTCGGCACCCAGGTCGACTGGTACGGAGACCCGGACATCAACCTCTGGGCGGTCCTCGTCGCCACGGCCTGGCGCCACACCGGCTACATCATGCTGATCTACCTGGCCGGCCTGAAGGGGGTCGACGCCTCCCTGCGCGAGGCGGCGGCCGTCGACGGCGCCAGCGAGGTGCGGACGTTCTTCAACGTGATCTTCCCGGTGATGCGGCCGATCAACATGATCGTGATCGTCATCGTCGTGATCGAGTCGCTGCGGGCCTTCGACCTCGTGTGGGTGGTCAACAAGGGCCGCAACGGCCTCGAGCTGATCGGCGCGCTGGTCGCGCAGAACGTGATCGGCGAGGCCACGCGCTACGGCTTCGGGTCGGCGCTCGCGGTCATCATGATGCTGATCTCGTCGGTCTTCATCACCGTCTACCTGCGCAACGTCTTCCGTGAGGAGCGCCGAGGATGA
- the nagA gene encoding N-acetylglucosamine-6-phosphate deacetylase, whose amino-acid sequence MTTLLTAAQVVTPARVLAPGWLLLDGDRVLEVGDGAPPRSPDLALGDVTVCPGFVDVHVHGGGGAAFETGTPEAARTAAAAHLAHGTTSIAASLVTDRRDVMERTVRALADCVHDGVLAGLHLEGPWLSPARSGAHSPGALALPERAHVESLLDAGGGTVRMVTLAPELAGGVEAVRLLVERGVVAAVGHTDATHDQARAAIDAGARVGTHLFNAMRPMHHREPGAVGALLDSDTDVEVIADGVHLHPAVLATVFAAKPGRCLLVTDAMAAAGAPDGDYRLGTMDVQVRDGVARLASDDGHGAIAGSTLTMDAAVRHAVRHAGIGLADAVHAASTAPARVWDLTDVGALEAGRRADLVVLDADLEVVRVMRAGAWVSPSSSPG is encoded by the coding sequence GTGACCACCCTCCTCACCGCCGCACAGGTCGTCACCCCGGCGCGGGTCCTCGCGCCGGGGTGGCTGCTCCTCGACGGCGACCGCGTCCTCGAGGTCGGCGACGGCGCCCCGCCGCGCAGCCCCGACCTCGCGCTCGGCGACGTCACCGTGTGCCCCGGCTTCGTCGACGTCCACGTCCACGGCGGCGGTGGCGCCGCGTTCGAGACCGGCACGCCGGAGGCGGCGCGGACCGCTGCTGCCGCCCACCTCGCGCACGGCACGACCTCCATCGCAGCCAGCCTGGTGACGGACCGGCGCGACGTCATGGAGCGCACCGTCCGCGCCCTCGCCGACTGCGTCCACGACGGCGTGCTCGCCGGCCTCCACCTCGAGGGGCCGTGGCTCAGCCCGGCCCGCTCGGGTGCGCACTCCCCCGGTGCCCTCGCGCTGCCCGAGCGTGCGCACGTCGAGTCGCTGCTCGACGCGGGCGGCGGGACGGTGCGGATGGTCACCCTCGCCCCCGAGCTCGCCGGCGGCGTGGAGGCCGTACGCCTCCTCGTCGAGCGCGGCGTCGTCGCCGCCGTCGGCCACACCGACGCGACCCACGACCAGGCGCGGGCGGCCATCGACGCCGGTGCGCGCGTGGGCACGCACCTGTTCAACGCGATGCGTCCGATGCACCACCGCGAGCCCGGCGCGGTCGGCGCCCTGCTCGACTCCGACACCGACGTCGAGGTGATCGCCGACGGGGTGCACCTGCACCCGGCGGTCCTGGCGACGGTGTTCGCCGCCAAGCCCGGCCGCTGCCTGCTCGTCACCGACGCGATGGCGGCTGCCGGCGCGCCGGACGGCGACTACCGCCTCGGCACCATGGACGTGCAGGTCCGCGACGGCGTCGCGCGCCTCGCCTCCGACGACGGCCACGGCGCGATCGCCGGCTCGACGCTCACCATGGACGCGGCCGTGCGCCACGCCGTCCGGCACGCGGGGATCGGTCTCGCCGACGCGGTGCACGCCGCCAGCACCGCGCCCGCCCGCGTGTGGGACCTCACCGACGTCGGAGCGCTCGAGGCCGGTCGCCGGGCCGACCTCGTCGTGCTCGACGCCGACCTCGAGGTCGTGCGGGTGATGCGGGCCGGCGCCTGGGTCAGCCCTTCGTCGAGCCCAGGGTGA
- a CDS encoding ABC transporter substrate-binding protein, which yields MSRSSSSAIPRSALVTMEASRRSVLRGMALSGLAVGGASMLAACGGGDSGPATGSGATVKFGINEAEGSGAAYDRLKAIADAYTKESDTEVALNAVDHNTFQESINTYLQGTPDDVFTWFAGFRMSQFADNGLITDLSDQWPIDGLGDSFKQAATASDGKQYFVPISYYPWAVFYRKSVWEKNGWTPPETNDDFTALMDDMQGKGVTPFAFGDKDGWPAMGTFDILNMRLNGFDFHMSLMAGDEAWDGDEVKLVFDTWRKLLPYHQADPLGRTWQEAATSMGKGECGMYLLGTFVVDALGENGEDLDFFTFPQLDSSIAADSLDAPIDGFCVAAAGKNQEAGKAMAKWLGSAAAADAGNNGADAPFIAANEGASTSTYSDLQKKSAEVVGAAANIAQFMDRDTNADFANTVMIPSIQEFLKNPDDIDGVTASIQEQAASIFG from the coding sequence GTGTCCCGTTCCAGCTCCAGCGCCATCCCCCGCTCCGCCCTGGTCACGATGGAGGCCTCGCGCCGCTCCGTCCTCCGTGGCATGGCGCTCTCCGGTCTCGCCGTCGGCGGGGCCAGCATGCTCGCCGCCTGTGGTGGTGGCGACTCGGGCCCGGCCACCGGCTCGGGCGCCACGGTGAAGTTCGGCATCAACGAGGCCGAGGGGTCCGGTGCGGCCTACGACCGGCTCAAGGCGATCGCCGACGCCTACACCAAGGAGAGCGACACCGAGGTCGCGCTCAACGCCGTCGACCACAACACCTTCCAGGAGAGCATCAACACCTACCTGCAGGGCACGCCCGACGACGTGTTCACCTGGTTCGCCGGCTTCCGCATGTCGCAGTTCGCCGACAACGGGCTGATCACCGACCTGAGCGACCAGTGGCCCATCGACGGCCTCGGCGACTCCTTCAAGCAGGCCGCCACCGCCTCCGACGGCAAGCAGTACTTCGTGCCGATCAGCTACTACCCGTGGGCGGTCTTCTACCGCAAGTCGGTCTGGGAGAAGAACGGCTGGACCCCGCCGGAGACCAACGACGACTTCACGGCGCTCATGGACGACATGCAGGGCAAGGGCGTCACCCCGTTCGCCTTCGGCGACAAGGACGGCTGGCCCGCGATGGGCACGTTCGACATCCTCAACATGCGCCTCAACGGCTTCGACTTCCACATGAGCCTGATGGCCGGGGACGAGGCGTGGGACGGCGACGAGGTCAAGCTGGTGTTCGACACCTGGCGCAAGCTGCTGCCCTACCACCAGGCCGACCCGCTGGGCCGCACCTGGCAGGAGGCCGCGACGTCGATGGGCAAGGGCGAGTGCGGGATGTACCTCCTCGGCACCTTCGTCGTCGACGCCCTCGGCGAGAACGGTGAGGACCTCGACTTCTTCACCTTCCCCCAGCTCGACTCCTCCATCGCCGCCGACTCCCTCGACGCCCCGATCGACGGCTTCTGCGTGGCCGCGGCGGGCAAGAACCAGGAGGCCGGCAAGGCGATGGCCAAGTGGCTCGGCAGCGCCGCGGCCGCCGACGCCGGCAACAACGGCGCCGACGCGCCGTTCATCGCCGCCAACGAGGGCGCCAGCACCTCCACCTACAGCGACCTGCAGAAGAAGTCCGCCGAGGTCGTCGGCGCGGCCGCCAACATCGCGCAGTTCATGGACCGCGACACCAACGCCGACTTCGCGAACACCGTGATGATCCCGTCGATCCAGGAGTTCCTGAAGAACCCCGACGACATCGACGGGGTGACGGCCAGCATCCAGGAGCAGGCCGCCTCCATCTTCGGCTGA
- a CDS encoding DeoR/GlpR family DNA-binding transcription regulator, with translation MLAAQRRGRILAELSRDGTVRVTDLVELLGVSDMTVRRDLVALHRDGLLEKVHGGALAVAEPSASEPGFAAKSVQRLREKQAIAAAAAELVHTGMAIAVSAGTTTHALTEHIARIPHLTVVTNSVWVADLLHRTGEPTTSVLLTGGLRTPSDALVGPVAVSSLRSLHVDAFFMGVHGMDVRAGFSTPNLLESETNRAMIERSRRLIVCADSTKWGVVGLSSMAALSEAAVLVTDSGLSAQASGALADHVGELVVVDPLADSPTDSLDDATTEADA, from the coding sequence ATGCTCGCCGCCCAGCGGCGCGGCCGGATCCTCGCCGAGCTCAGCCGGGACGGGACCGTCCGGGTCACCGACCTGGTCGAGCTGCTCGGCGTCTCCGACATGACGGTGCGGCGCGACCTCGTCGCGCTGCACCGCGACGGCCTGCTGGAGAAGGTGCACGGCGGGGCGCTCGCGGTCGCCGAGCCGTCGGCGTCCGAGCCGGGCTTCGCCGCGAAGTCGGTGCAGCGCCTGCGCGAGAAGCAGGCCATCGCCGCGGCCGCAGCGGAGCTGGTCCACACCGGCATGGCCATCGCCGTCTCGGCCGGCACCACCACCCACGCGCTCACCGAGCACATCGCACGGATCCCGCACCTGACGGTGGTCACCAACTCGGTGTGGGTGGCCGACCTGCTGCACCGCACGGGCGAGCCCACCACGTCGGTGCTGCTCACCGGCGGGCTCCGCACGCCGTCCGACGCCCTCGTCGGCCCGGTCGCGGTGTCGTCGCTGCGCAGCCTCCACGTCGACGCCTTCTTCATGGGCGTGCACGGGATGGACGTCCGCGCCGGCTTCAGCACCCCCAACCTGCTCGAGTCGGAGACCAACCGGGCGATGATCGAGCGCTCGCGCCGGCTCATCGTCTGCGCCGACTCCACGAAGTGGGGCGTGGTGGGCCTCAGCAGCATGGCCGCGCTGTCGGAGGCGGCGGTGCTGGTCACCGACTCCGGCCTCTCCGCGCAGGCCAGCGGCGCGCTGGCCGACCACGTCGGCGAGCTCGTCGTGGTGGACCCGCTCGCCGACTCCCCCACCGACTCACTCGACGACGCCACCACGGAGGCCGACGCATGA
- a CDS encoding carbohydrate ABC transporter permease, with the protein MSSHDPVLVATTPPDDQVRDARTPPKRVEGGVMSKPRGVLVTVIVALLALAWLFPLLWALVNSFREYDYTQANGYLSFGGWTFSNYEDAWTRGNFGLHMRNSLLITVPAVLLTLWLSSMVAFVLARFSYRFNLTLLGIFLAANLLPPQALLIPVFRMFREVPLPYFMSDSGSMLNSFWALILVNTAFQLGFCTFVLSNYMKTLPHEIYESAELDGASVWRQYWQLTMPLVRPALAALATLQVTWVYNEFFWATVLIQQGNKLPVTSALNNLRGQFFTDTNLVAAGSIIVALPVLVVFFALQKQFVSGLTLGSTKG; encoded by the coding sequence ATGAGCAGCCACGACCCCGTCCTGGTGGCCACGACGCCGCCCGACGACCAGGTGCGCGACGCCCGTACGCCCCCCAAGCGGGTCGAGGGCGGCGTGATGAGCAAGCCCCGCGGCGTGCTGGTGACCGTCATCGTCGCGCTGCTCGCGCTGGCCTGGCTGTTCCCGCTGCTGTGGGCGCTGGTCAACTCCTTCCGCGAGTACGACTACACCCAGGCCAACGGGTACCTGTCCTTCGGCGGGTGGACCTTCTCCAACTACGAGGACGCCTGGACGCGCGGCAACTTCGGCCTGCACATGAGGAACTCGCTGCTCATCACGGTCCCCGCGGTCCTGCTGACGCTGTGGCTGTCGTCGATGGTGGCGTTCGTGCTGGCGCGCTTCAGCTATCGCTTCAACCTCACCCTGCTCGGCATCTTCCTCGCCGCCAACCTGCTGCCGCCGCAGGCGCTGCTGATCCCGGTGTTCCGGATGTTCCGCGAGGTGCCGCTGCCCTACTTCATGAGCGACTCCGGCTCGATGCTCAACAGCTTCTGGGCGCTCATCCTGGTCAACACCGCGTTCCAGCTCGGCTTCTGCACGTTCGTGCTCAGCAACTACATGAAGACGCTTCCGCACGAGATCTACGAGTCGGCCGAGCTCGACGGCGCCAGCGTGTGGCGGCAGTACTGGCAGCTGACGATGCCGCTGGTCAGGCCGGCGCTGGCCGCGCTCGCGACGCTCCAGGTCACCTGGGTCTACAACGAGTTCTTCTGGGCGACGGTCCTCATCCAGCAGGGCAACAAGCTGCCGGTGACGTCCGCGCTCAACAACCTGCGCGGGCAGTTCTTCACCGACACCAACCTGGTGGCCGCGGGGTCGATCATCGTCGCGCTGCCGGTGCTGGTGGTGTTCTTCGCCCTGCAGAAGCAGTTCGTCTCCGGGCTCACCCTGGGCTCGACGAAGGGCTGA